In Pseudomonas sp. LRP2-20, the genomic window GTAGCCCAGGGTCGGGTTATCGAAGCGCCCGTACATCGACTTCGCGGTCGGGGTGCGGAAGCCTTCGGCGTACTGGCCGTACCAGGTGTAGTTGTCGTTGAAGGCGTAGGTCAGGCCGAACTTGGGCGAGACGCGGTGCCACTTCTTGTCCGAGTCGTCGAGGCTGCTTGGGGCGGTACCCGAACCCTGGATGCCACGCAGGAACTCCTCGGTGAACTTGGGCTCCATGCGCGTGTAGTCGTAGCGCGCGCCGGGCATGAAGGTCCAGTTGTTCCAGCGGATCTCATCCTGCACGAACAGGCTGTAGGTGTTCACGGTCGGGTCTGGGAAGTCGCTCACCAGCGCCTGGGCGTCGCTGGTGCTGACCTGGCCGATGGCGCGGCAGGTGCCACCGACCGCCAGGCAGGTGCCGGTGCCGCTGCGCGAGCCGGTGACCTTTTCGTGCTTGAGGGTGGTGCCGTAGGTCAGCAGGTGATCAGTGGCGCCGATGCTGAAGGCCTTGTCCAGCTGGGCGTCGAACACCCACTGGCGGTCCTTGTAGGTGGTGTCGCGGGTACGCAGCACGGTGCGGCTGAACGGGAAGTAGACTTCCTCGGTGCTCTGGTCGGTCTTGGCGACCTGATAGTTCAGGCTCCACTTGACGTGGTCGGCGACCAGCGAATCCAGGCCGAACTCATGGTTGATGCCGAAGCGCTCGCGGGTCACCGTGTCGTTGCCGCTGCGGCTGCGGTACATGCCCAGGCCGGTGCCGTTGGTGAACGGGCCGCCGACGGCGCTGAGGATGTTCTGGTCGCGGTCATCCTTGTAGCGCTCGTAGGTAAAACCCAGGCGAGCATCGTCGGCGTAGTTCCAGCCCAGCTTGGCCAGCACGTTGGTGGTGCGCACGTCTTCCGGGTTGGCCTCGGTGCGTGCCAGGCCGGTGCCGCCATGGCTGCCGTAGGACTCGGTCTCGTGGCCATTGCGCTGGCTCAGGTGCAGCAGGCCGTCGAAATCGCCGGTACGGCCAGCCACGGTAGCCGAGGTCAGCCAACTGTCGTCGGCTGAGCTGTAGCCGGTCTTCAGGCGTGCACCGACGTCCTTGCCGGGCTTGATGATGTCGTCCGGGTCGAGGGTGAAGTAGCTCACCGCGCCGCCGATGGCGTTGCTGCCGTACAGCACCGATGCCGGGCCGCGGAGGATTTCCACACGCTTGACGATCTCGGGGTCGACGTAGTTGCGCTGGGTCTGGGCGTAGGGGCCATAGAAGAAGCTGTCGGGGATCGACACGCCATCGACCTGGGTAAGGACGCGCTCGCCGTCGATGCCGCGGATGTTGTAGCCGTTCAGGCCGCTGCGCTGGCCGGTGCCCCCCACCGACACACCCGGTTCGTAACGGACCAGCTCCTGGATGTTGTTGACGTTCTGCCGGTCCAGTTGCTCGCGGGTCTGCACGGTCACGGTGC contains:
- a CDS encoding TonB-dependent receptor codes for the protein MSTGPTRPSTLPRRTGQLSLLTLALLATGTFSLPALAAEPAQASSPRMGDYRFSIAQQPLVEAINAFSKVTGWQVGFSAELADGVASPGVQGSLPPDAALKRLLQGTGLGFRKISNGNVVLERQSAGNVVALQQMTVSATRSAQDVSQVPSTVTVQTREQLDRQNVNNIQELVRYEPGVSVGGTGQRSGLNGYNIRGIDGERVLTQVDGVSIPDSFFYGPYAQTQRNYVDPEIVKRVEILRGPASVLYGSNAIGGAVSYFTLDPDDIIKPGKDVGARLKTGYSSADDSWLTSATVAGRTGDFDGLLHLSQRNGHETESYGSHGGTGLARTEANPEDVRTTNVLAKLGWNYADDARLGFTYERYKDDRDQNILSAVGGPFTNGTGLGMYRSRSGNDTVTRERFGINHEFGLDSLVADHVKWSLNYQVAKTDQSTEEVYFPFSRTVLRTRDTTYKDRQWVFDAQLDKAFSIGATDHLLTYGTTLKHEKVTGSRSGTGTCLAVGGTCRAIGQVSTSDAQALVSDFPDPTVNTYSLFVQDEIRWNNWTFMPGARYDYTRMEPKFTEEFLRGIQGSGTAPSSLDDSDKKWHRVSPKFGLTYAFNDNYTWYGQYAEGFRTPTAKSMYGRFDNPTLGYSVQGNPGLEPEKSKSYETGLRGNFDAGNFDVAVFYNKYRDFIDEDAVQSANLETTFQANNIKHATIKGAEIKGRLNLDHFGAPQGLYTQGSIAYAYGRNDDNGQPLNSVNPLTGVFGLGYEQPNYGGLLSWTLVKRKTRVDDTTFFAPDGQSSQFRTPGYGVLDLSGFYKVTDDVTVNAGLYNLTDKKYWQWDSVRGYDGQGEAGVTQPANLDRLTMPGRNFAINVVWDI